One Micromonospora sp. WMMD812 genomic window carries:
- a CDS encoding DNA polymerase III subunit delta', which produces MPDVFADLVGQDEAVATLRRAAAAAAAVLRQAAADRATALLPVGAGDEGTAGDDGTPAGPAGDGTPDAGATGRAPDPGAGMTHAWIFTGPPGSGRSVAARAFAASLQCAYGTGCGECPGCHTTLAGTHADVRLVVPEGLSIGVGEMRALVLRAASTPSGGRWQVVVIEDADRLTEAAGNALLKAIEEPPPRTVFLLCAPSTHPDDVSVTVRSRCRVVPLRQPPATAVAEVLVRRDGVAPDVAQWAAAAAQGHVGRARRLARDPEARKRRDAVLAVPRRLTGVGAAFDAASALIEAAEAEAEASVTEADAAERAALETALGAGGTGRGAAGAIRGAAGQLKDLEKRQKSRATRAQRDALDRALVDLAGFYRDALTMALRAPVAPVHIDTAALAGAGAQKWDAEGALRRLEAVLECRTAIEANVKPRIAVEAMMLALWRG; this is translated from the coding sequence ATGCCGGACGTCTTCGCCGACCTGGTCGGCCAGGACGAGGCGGTCGCCACGCTCCGCCGGGCCGCCGCGGCGGCGGCCGCCGTGCTGCGGCAGGCCGCCGCCGACCGCGCGACCGCGCTCCTCCCGGTCGGCGCGGGCGACGAAGGCACAGCGGGTGACGACGGCACGCCGGCCGGGCCGGCCGGCGACGGAACGCCGGACGCCGGGGCGACCGGCCGCGCGCCCGACCCGGGTGCCGGGATGACCCACGCCTGGATCTTCACCGGTCCGCCCGGCTCCGGGCGCTCGGTGGCGGCGCGCGCCTTCGCCGCCTCCCTCCAGTGCGCGTACGGCACGGGCTGCGGCGAGTGCCCCGGCTGCCACACCACCCTGGCCGGCACCCACGCCGACGTGCGGCTGGTGGTGCCGGAGGGACTCTCCATCGGGGTCGGCGAGATGCGGGCGCTGGTGCTCCGCGCCGCCAGCACCCCGTCCGGCGGGCGCTGGCAGGTGGTGGTGATCGAGGACGCCGACCGGCTCACCGAGGCGGCCGGCAACGCGCTGCTCAAGGCGATCGAGGAGCCGCCACCGCGCACGGTCTTCCTGCTCTGCGCCCCGTCCACCCACCCCGACGACGTCTCGGTGACGGTCCGGTCGCGCTGCCGGGTCGTACCGCTGCGGCAGCCGCCGGCCACCGCGGTGGCCGAGGTGCTGGTCCGCCGGGACGGCGTGGCGCCCGACGTGGCACAGTGGGCGGCGGCGGCCGCCCAGGGGCACGTCGGTCGGGCCCGGCGGCTGGCCCGTGACCCCGAGGCCCGCAAGCGGCGGGACGCGGTGCTCGCGGTGCCGCGCCGACTGACCGGCGTGGGCGCGGCGTTCGACGCGGCCTCCGCGCTGATCGAGGCGGCCGAGGCGGAAGCCGAGGCGTCCGTGACGGAGGCCGACGCCGCCGAGCGGGCGGCGCTGGAGACGGCGCTCGGCGCCGGCGGCACCGGCCGGGGCGCCGCAGGTGCCATCCGCGGCGCGGCCGGGCAGCTCAAGGACCTGGAGAAGCGGCAGAAGTCGCGGGCGACCCGGGCCCAGCGGGACGCGCTGGACCGGGCTCTGGTCGACCTCGCCGGTTTCTACCGGGACGCGCTCACCATGGCGCTGCGTGCCCCGGTCGCGCCGGTGCACATCGACACCGCCGCGCTGGCCGGCGCCGGCGCGCAGAAGTGGGACGCCGAGGGTGCGCTGCGCCGGCTGGAGGCAGTGCTGGAGTGCCGCACCGCGATCGAGGCGAACGTGAAGCCCCGGATCGCCGTCGAGGCGATGATGCTCGCCCTCTGGCGGGGCTGA
- a CDS encoding YbaB/EbfC family nucleoid-associated protein has translation MPRGEIDEAWIEEAVRRYRRIESLQAEFDQAVSTVEVTVRSPDGLVEVVVTAGGRITDVRFLGPLHARNPRNVAGSVQAAVTAAADAAVWAREKLHNETFTAYRPLAGA, from the coding sequence ATGCCACGGGGGGAGATCGACGAGGCCTGGATCGAGGAGGCGGTGCGGCGTTACCGCCGGATCGAGTCCCTCCAGGCCGAGTTCGACCAGGCGGTGTCGACGGTGGAGGTCACCGTGCGGTCGCCCGACGGCCTGGTCGAGGTCGTCGTGACGGCCGGGGGCCGGATCACCGACGTCCGCTTCCTCGGCCCCCTGCACGCCCGCAACCCCCGCAACGTGGCCGGTTCGGTGCAGGCCGCGGTCACCGCCGCCGCCGACGCGGCCGTGTGGGCCCGGGAGAAGCTGCACAACGAGACCTTCACCGCCTACCGACCGCTCGCGGGAGCCTGA
- a CDS encoding DUF6221 family protein produces MEDLLRFLHARYEADNHAYAEVAHRFGGEALLDSHLPMLDLVEMLAREYEAMDPSDERFAGLAYAVRVLAQSYYEHPDYRQEWRV; encoded by the coding sequence ATGGAAGATCTCCTGCGGTTCCTTCATGCCCGCTACGAGGCGGACAACCATGCTTATGCCGAGGTGGCCCACCGGTTCGGCGGTGAAGCTCTGCTCGACAGCCACCTGCCGATGCTCGACCTGGTCGAGATGCTGGCACGGGAGTACGAGGCGATGGACCCCTCTGACGAGCGTTTCGCTGGTCTCGCGTACGCGGTCCGAGTGCTGGCGCAGTCCTACTACGAGCACCCCGACTACCGACAGGAGTGGCGCGTGTAG
- a CDS encoding site-specific integrase — MKEPQEIFHPPILARRHAAYSLPSRLPPTHTPWSGPGPGRQGGAPYRTNDLVALALVCSALPGSEGVRLPRVVREEPVFLDHDQVARLAEACGRYRLLVRALAYTGLRWGEASALRVSRLDLLRRRVTVAVAFAEVGGELVEGTPKNHQRRSVPIPRFLVDELAAHVAGKRRDELVFTAPAGGPLRNTNFRSRVFAPAAASVGLAGLTPHDLRHTAASLAVAAGANVKAVQRMLGHASASMTLDVYAGLFGDDLDAVANRLDEAVAARDADYLRTGTVGGEVVDLGKRRSPGR, encoded by the coding sequence ATGAAGGAACCGCAGGAGATCTTCCATCCGCCGATTCTCGCGCGCCGCCACGCCGCTTACTCGCTGCCATCCCGTCTGCCGCCGACCCACACACCGTGGAGCGGGCCAGGGCCAGGGCGACAAGGTGGAGCGCCCTACCGGACGAACGACCTTGTCGCCCTGGCCCTGGTCTGCTCGGCTCTGCCTGGGTCGGAGGGCGTGCGGCTGCCTCGGGTGGTTCGGGAGGAGCCGGTGTTTCTCGACCACGACCAGGTGGCGAGGCTCGCGGAGGCGTGCGGGCGCTATAGGTTGCTGGTGCGGGCCCTCGCCTACACCGGGCTGCGGTGGGGTGAGGCGTCAGCGCTGCGGGTGTCGCGGCTGGACCTCCTGCGGCGTCGGGTGACGGTCGCCGTGGCGTTCGCCGAGGTTGGCGGAGAGCTGGTCGAGGGCACGCCGAAGAACCATCAGCGCCGTTCGGTGCCGATCCCGCGCTTCCTCGTCGACGAGCTGGCCGCGCACGTGGCCGGCAAGCGCCGGGACGAGCTGGTGTTCACCGCGCCAGCCGGCGGGCCGCTGCGCAACACCAACTTCCGGTCGCGAGTCTTCGCGCCGGCAGCGGCGTCGGTCGGGCTGGCCGGGCTGACTCCTCACGATCTGCGGCACACGGCCGCGAGTCTGGCCGTGGCGGCGGGTGCGAACGTCAAGGCGGTGCAGCGGATGCTTGGGCACGCCTCGGCGTCGATGACGCTGGACGTGTACGCGGGGCTGTTCGGTGACGACCTGGACGCTGTTGCCAACCGGCTGGACGAGGCGGTCGCGGCGCGGGATGCGGACTATTTGCGGACTGGCACGGTTGGCGGCGAGGTTGTCGACCTTGGGAAACGGCGAAGCCCAGGCCGATGA
- the ricT gene encoding regulatory iron-sulfur-containing complex subunit RicT gives MGMLCAVSFNRYGRLYYLDPGELRPQVGDRVLVPTDDGPEVAECVWAAQWVTEETDGFPKLAGLAGEEDLRRDEALRRRKAEAKVAAKKLIRAHGLPMKVVAVDHVLGSGESSGGGERTTVYFTAPHRVDFRSLVRDLGATLHCRVELRQLSARDSARVQGGIGSCGRDLCCATFLTDFEPVTIRMAKDQDLPLNPLRISGACGRLMCCLKYEHPLYSRFQESAPAIGARVTTPGGEGRVVGHSVPRDAVTVRLDADGSRSMCSRADVCGSRRAYESRDQSGPEGAAR, from the coding sequence ATGGGCATGCTCTGTGCGGTCAGCTTCAACCGGTACGGGCGCCTCTACTACCTCGACCCCGGCGAGCTGCGTCCGCAGGTCGGCGACCGGGTGCTGGTGCCCACGGACGACGGGCCCGAGGTGGCGGAGTGCGTCTGGGCCGCGCAGTGGGTCACCGAGGAGACCGACGGCTTCCCCAAGCTGGCCGGTCTGGCCGGCGAGGAGGACCTGCGCCGCGACGAGGCGCTGCGCCGGCGTAAGGCCGAGGCGAAGGTGGCCGCGAAGAAGCTGATCCGGGCGCACGGCCTGCCGATGAAGGTGGTGGCCGTCGACCACGTGCTCGGCTCCGGCGAGAGCAGCGGCGGTGGTGAGCGGACGACGGTCTACTTCACCGCCCCGCACCGCGTGGACTTCCGGTCGCTGGTCCGTGACCTCGGCGCCACCCTGCACTGCCGCGTCGAGCTGCGTCAGCTCTCCGCCCGCGATTCGGCCCGAGTGCAGGGCGGCATCGGTTCCTGCGGTCGGGACCTCTGCTGCGCCACGTTCCTCACCGACTTCGAGCCGGTGACCATCCGGATGGCGAAGGACCAGGATCTGCCGCTCAACCCCCTGCGCATCTCCGGGGCGTGCGGCCGACTGATGTGCTGCCTGAAGTACGAGCATCCTTTGTACTCCAGGTTCCAGGAGTCCGCCCCGGCGATCGGCGCCCGCGTCACCACGCCGGGAGGGGAGGGCCGCGTGGTCGGCCACAGCGTCCCGAGGGACGCGGTGACCGTCCGCCTGGACGCCGACGGCTCGCGCTCCATGTGCTCCCGCGCCGACGTCTGCGGCTCCCGCCGCGCCTACGAAAGCCGTGACCAATCAGGTCCGGAGGGCGCAGCGCGTTGA
- a CDS encoding metallophosphoesterase, translating into MSDDHPRPDDPARDPEDFPAADGSAAESSASDPTAGSAAGSPSGPTAGEPSTGPGAGAASEPAGHRAARRPRTTDPLELGFTPRKPVPWLAPLLLISTGLRTLLAMLFGAYLDKRELQNSLDARIERQVGPDGGLWLDYVADLGDGFNSTYSVAYLLAQRELEVDGHRLPRAQTLVMGGDQVYPSAAYEAYEDRCKGPYQAALPVAPPERPTLFAVPGNHDWYDGLTAFLRLFVRSRDRHFGGWGTGQSRSYFAVELPADWWLLGLDDQSGSYLDDPQLAYFDTVARKLGPQSRVILAVPAPTWVKAVDHPTAYDSIDYFIRTIISPTGAQVRLLVSGDLHHYARYAGDERQLITCGGGGAYLYPTHKLPERIEVPPKDTLARRSSLTRPYDLVARYPDAARSRRYGWGIFPRLPLRNPGFATLLGTLHTLLMLAMAGVAANRVGTTEQRLFSVPLVVMLVVTLLGAAFFAKPPSAGGKRHARHWILGVGHGLAHVGLGAAGTWAWLHLPFYDWPWPLPVAAAAVLYGPVSGLVASQLVAAYLMIAGAFGVNVNELFAGQGIEDAKSFLRMRIDPDGTLTVYPVAVDRVARDWQVNPDQTPTASWLTPKTPLTPRLAEPPITLT; encoded by the coding sequence GTGAGCGACGACCACCCCCGCCCCGACGACCCGGCCCGCGACCCGGAGGACTTCCCGGCCGCGGACGGCTCCGCCGCCGAGAGCAGCGCGAGCGACCCTACCGCCGGCAGCGCCGCGGGATCCCCGAGCGGCCCCACCGCCGGCGAGCCCTCGACCGGCCCGGGCGCCGGGGCCGCCAGCGAGCCGGCCGGCCACCGGGCGGCCCGCCGGCCGCGGACCACGGATCCGCTGGAGCTGGGCTTCACCCCGCGCAAGCCGGTGCCGTGGCTCGCGCCGCTCCTGCTGATCAGCACCGGTCTCCGTACGCTGCTGGCGATGCTCTTCGGGGCGTACCTGGACAAGCGGGAGCTGCAGAACTCCCTCGACGCCCGGATCGAGCGGCAGGTCGGGCCGGACGGTGGGCTCTGGCTGGACTACGTGGCCGACCTGGGCGACGGCTTCAACTCCACCTACTCGGTCGCGTACCTGTTGGCCCAGCGCGAGCTGGAGGTCGACGGCCACCGCCTGCCCCGGGCGCAGACCCTGGTGATGGGGGGCGACCAGGTCTACCCGTCGGCGGCCTACGAGGCGTACGAGGACCGGTGCAAGGGGCCGTACCAGGCGGCGCTGCCGGTCGCCCCGCCCGAACGTCCCACCCTGTTCGCGGTGCCGGGCAACCACGACTGGTACGACGGCCTGACCGCCTTCCTGCGGCTCTTCGTCCGGTCCCGGGACCGGCACTTCGGCGGCTGGGGCACCGGCCAGTCCCGCTCCTACTTCGCCGTCGAGCTGCCCGCCGACTGGTGGCTGCTCGGCCTGGACGACCAGTCCGGCTCGTACCTGGACGATCCGCAGCTCGCCTACTTCGACACCGTGGCGCGGAAGCTGGGCCCGCAGAGCAGGGTGATCCTGGCGGTGCCGGCGCCGACGTGGGTCAAGGCGGTCGACCACCCCACGGCGTACGACTCGATCGACTACTTCATCCGTACGATCATCTCGCCGACCGGGGCGCAGGTCCGGCTGCTGGTCTCCGGCGACCTGCACCACTACGCCCGGTACGCCGGCGACGAGCGGCAGCTCATCACATGCGGGGGCGGTGGCGCCTACCTGTATCCGACGCACAAGCTCCCGGAGCGGATCGAGGTGCCTCCGAAGGACACCCTCGCCCGGCGGTCCAGCCTCACCCGGCCGTACGACCTGGTGGCCCGCTATCCGGACGCGGCCCGCTCCCGGCGCTACGGCTGGGGGATCTTCCCCCGGCTGCCGCTGCGCAACCCGGGCTTCGCCACCCTGCTCGGCACCCTGCACACCCTGCTGATGCTGGCCATGGCCGGGGTGGCGGCGAACCGGGTGGGCACCACCGAGCAGCGGCTGTTCAGCGTCCCGCTAGTGGTGATGCTGGTGGTGACGCTGCTCGGCGCCGCCTTCTTCGCCAAGCCGCCCAGCGCCGGCGGGAAGCGGCACGCCCGGCACTGGATCCTCGGCGTCGGGCACGGGCTGGCCCACGTCGGGCTGGGCGCGGCCGGCACCTGGGCCTGGCTGCACCTGCCGTTCTACGACTGGCCGTGGCCGCTGCCGGTGGCCGCCGCCGCGGTGCTCTACGGCCCGGTGAGTGGGCTGGTGGCGAGTCAACTGGTGGCGGCGTACCTGATGATCGCCGGCGCGTTCGGGGTGAACGTCAACGAACTCTTCGCCGGCCAGGGCATCGAGGACGCGAAGTCCTTCCTCCGGATGCGCATCGACCCGGACGGCACGCTGACCGTCTACCCGGTGGCGGTCGACCGGGTGGCCCGGGACTGGCAGGTCAACCCCGACCAGACGCCCACCGCCTCCTGGCTGACCCCGAAAACCCCACTGACCCCGCGCCTGGCCGAACCCCCGATCACCCTCACCTGA
- a CDS encoding AAA family ATPase, whose translation MGMRNYLIEGVSGTGKTSVCKELQRRGYHAINGDRELAYQGDPETGEPSDGLKHEHHIWHVDDVRALVANHDEPVTFFCGGSRNFHKFIDLFDGVFVLDVDLHTLNGRLDGRPQDEWGGRPAERELIARLHRTKEDIPRSGTVIDATAPLASVVDEILNRVMLSPSK comes from the coding sequence ATGGGCATGAGGAACTATCTGATTGAAGGCGTCTCCGGCACCGGCAAGACTTCGGTTTGCAAAGAGTTGCAGCGGCGCGGCTATCATGCCATCAATGGTGACCGAGAACTGGCTTATCAAGGTGACCCGGAGACTGGTGAGCCGTCGGACGGTCTCAAGCACGAGCACCACATCTGGCACGTGGATGACGTGAGAGCTCTGGTCGCCAACCACGACGAGCCGGTGACCTTCTTCTGCGGGGGTTCACGGAACTTTCACAAGTTCATCGATTTGTTTGATGGCGTCTTTGTCCTTGACGTCGACCTGCACACCTTGAATGGGCGACTTGACGGGCGACCGCAAGACGAGTGGGGCGGAAGACCGGCGGAACGCGAACTCATCGCCCGATTGCATCGAACGAAGGAAGACATTCCGAGAAGCGGTACCGTAATCGACGCCACGGCACCTCTCGCGAGCGTCGTCGACGAAATCCTTAATCGAGTAATGCTGTCTCCGAGCAAGTAA